From the genome of Litorilinea aerophila:
GCCAGGTGGAGATCCGGCCCATCCGGCCGGAGGATGAGCCCCTGATGGTGGAGTTCACCCAGGGCCTCTCGCCGGACAGCCTCTACCTGCGCTACTTCCACGCCGTGTCCGTGAGCAGCCTCATCGCCCACGAGCAGCTGGCCCGCCTCTGCTTCGTGGACTACGACCGGGAGATGGCGCTGGTGGCTGTGCGCACCAATCCCGAGAGCGGGAAGCCAGAGATCCTGGCCCACGGCCAGCTCACCAAGCTCCACGGCACCAACGATGCCGAGTTCAGCATCCAGGTGCGGGATGACTTCCAGGGCACTGGCCTGGGCACCGAACTGCTGAGCAGGCTCCTGGAGATCGGGCGGCACGAAAAGCTGGAACGGGTGGTGGCGGAGATCCTGCCCGAGAACACCGGCATGCGCCGGGTCTGCACCAAGCTGGGCTTCAAGCTACAGACCAACCCAGAGACCCATACCGTGCAGGCGGAAATTCATTTGTGACGCCCATTGCGCGAACACTGCGCCCTATCCCTTTCCCAGGACAGACAGAAGCGGGGGAGCCGGGACGATCTCGTCCCGGCTCCCCCGCTTTCCATTTCATACCGATTGCCTGATCAAGCGCCATCGGAGGTCCGGTATGGAAACCGGACCTCCGAAGTGATGCAGCCCGCCCGGTCAGGAGGAGGGCCCCCAGCTGAGCATCTGCTCCAGGGCAAAGTTGTACTCTATCTCCACCGGGATCTCCAGGGGCCGCTGGCCACTGCCGTCGGCATTCATCACCCAGATGCGCCAGGGGCCGTGGCTGTTGTTGGCATCCCGGCTGCTCAGGTAGGCGATGTGGCGGCCGTCCGGACTCCAGGCTGGCGCCACGTTGTGGGGAAGCTGGTCCACCAGGGTGGTCACCGGACGGGTCAGGGCGGTCAGATCCGAGCCGTCCGGGTTGACGGCGAAGATCTCCCAGTGATTGCCCTCCCGGCTCTGGAAGACGATCCGCCCGGCGCCCGGCTGCCAGGCCGGATCCTGGTAGTACGGGGCGCTGATGACGGCCCGGGTCTCTCCGTCGGGCGTGTCCTGGGTGATCTCCAGGGACGTGGCCGCGCTGTAGACGATCCCCCCTTCGTTCCAGTCCGGCGCCTGGGCCGTGTTCAGGGAAGGCAGGTCCCGGTAGTTCTGGCCGTTGAAATCCACCCGAGCCAGCATGGTCTGGGGCTTGCGGATGAGAGGAAAGCCGCTCAGGAAAGGATTGTCCGGCAGGCAGATACCGAAGCCCACATCCCGACATTCATACGAATCGATGGCATAGCTGAAGACGATATACTGGCCGTCCGGACTCCAGCTGGGGCCCCGCATCCCGGCCCGGCCGTTGTAGATGCGCCGTTCGTTGCGGCCATCGATGTCGATCAGATACAGGCCAGACTCGCCCCCCTCCCGCACAAAGGCCACCGTGCGGCCGTCCGGGCTGATGTCCGGGTCGATGCCCGTGGTCAGAGGGCGCAGGCTGCCCGTGGCCAGCTCGTAGACGTAGATGGTGCCCCCACCCCGGTCCTGAAAAACGAGCCGCCCGGACAGTGCTGGCTCTGCCCGGGCGGTGGTGGGAGACGGGGCCGTGGCCCCTTGGGCCACGTTCCCCGTCTGGGTGGAGATGGGCAAGTCCAGGACCGAGCCGCTCAGGGAAATAAAGGGGGCCGAGACCCAGCCGAAGCCGCCGGGCAGATCCGGCACGGCAATTTGCACCCATGTGCCGGTGGCGTTGCGGCCCAGGGCAATGAACTGTTCGCCTGGCAGGGCCTTGCCCACGATGGCGTAGTTGGTGCCCGGCCCGGAGCGGATGTTCAGGCGGGCGTCGGTCAGCACCACCGTGGCCACGATGTCGCCCGGGCCCGCCTGGGGCGTGGGCCGCACCGGCTGGAGGGGCGTCGGCGAGGCCAGCAGGGTGGGCGTGGGCGTCGGCAGCGGCACCATGGCCGTTCCGCCGCCGGCCTCCCCCCCGGCAGAGGCCGCCTGGCCCCGGGGCGGCTGCTCCAGGACGGGCAGACTCTCCACGTTAAACGCAACCACCTGATCCCGCTCGACCCAGCCCTGGGCACCCGCGGCCGTGGTGGCGAAGAGCCAGCGGCCGTCACCCGTGCGGGCCAGCAGGGTCAGAGCCGTGCCGGTAGCCAGGGGCTGGAGGCTCTCGCCACCCGGTTCTGCCCGCAACAGGGCGCCACTCCCCCGTACCACTGCCACCAGGCGTGGCGCATTGACCGGCCAGGGCGTGGGCGTTGGGGTGGGTGGCGGCGTGGGCGTGGGGCTCGGCGTGGGAGAAGGGGTGGGGCTGGGTGTGGGCGTGGCCGTGGGCGCGGCCGCCGGCTGGGTAGCTGCCACCGTGGGCTCGGCCGGCGCGCTGC
Proteins encoded in this window:
- a CDS encoding SH3 domain-containing protein, which translates into the protein MSQLEPGVNGRSRLQAGDRLGGRLRLGLLMAFLLAILLAGLLFSAPTTAAPAVQPAEEGILAIVGANEASLYDAPGGTALRSLAPGTVLTAVGRTADTRWLVVYVDAQTVGWVERSQIVAFGLEDLPVMLEAGSAPAEPTVAATQPAAAPTATPTPSPTPSPTPSPTPTPPPTPTPTPWPVNAPRLVAVVRGSGALLRAEPGGESLQPLATGTALTLLARTGDGRWLFATTAAGAQGWVERDQVVAFNVESLPVLEQPPRGQAASAGGEAGGGTAMVPLPTPTPTLLASPTPLQPVRPTPQAGPGDIVATVVLTDARLNIRSGPGTNYAIVGKALPGEQFIALGRNATGTWVQIAVPDLPGGFGWVSAPFISLSGSVLDLPISTQTGNVAQGATAPSPTTARAEPALSGRLVFQDRGGGTIYVYELATGSLRPLTTGIDPDISPDGRTVAFVREGGESGLYLIDIDGRNERRIYNGRAGMRGPSWSPDGQYIVFSYAIDSYECRDVGFGICLPDNPFLSGFPLIRKPQTMLARVDFNGQNYRDLPSLNTAQAPDWNEGGIVYSAATSLEITQDTPDGETRAVISAPYYQDPAWQPGAGRIVFQSREGNHWEIFAVNPDGSDLTALTRPVTTLVDQLPHNVAPAWSPDGRHIAYLSSRDANNSHGPWRIWVMNADGSGQRPLEIPVEIEYNFALEQMLSWGPSS